A genomic region of Kribbella sp. NBC_00382 contains the following coding sequences:
- a CDS encoding SMP-30/gluconolactonase/LRE family protein, whose amino-acid sequence MSRSQPRQLGRVLAATLGLPVLLLGSLTASAVTGTPAATTAVKQQTSSTFLDEGLCDKIRFGTNPANTLAATERAVAAFPKRINLPAGFQPEGIAIDHSGIAYFGSRADGDIYAANLRTGTGTVVSQGPGTPSLGMKLDERDRLFVAGGLGGDGRVIDTHSGEVLASYTFATATTFVNDVILSKDAAWFTDSRQPVLYKVPLGHNGKLPSQSAVQTIPLSGDYVDVPGVNNANGISLTPDDRALIFVQSSTGFLFRVDPRTGVTRKIDLGATVLTAGDGLLRSNHTLYAVQNRLNKIAVLDLNSSGTKGRLVREITSADFDVPTTAAFFGSRIYLPNARFSTPPMPETEYWATAVQR is encoded by the coding sequence ATGTCACGCTCACAGCCGAGACAGCTGGGCCGCGTTCTCGCCGCGACTCTCGGCCTCCCCGTACTTCTCCTCGGCAGCCTCACCGCATCCGCTGTCACCGGGACGCCGGCTGCCACGACCGCCGTCAAGCAGCAGACCTCCAGCACGTTCCTGGACGAGGGTCTCTGCGACAAGATCCGTTTCGGGACCAACCCGGCCAACACGCTTGCCGCCACAGAACGCGCCGTTGCGGCCTTCCCCAAGCGCATCAACCTGCCCGCAGGCTTCCAGCCCGAGGGCATCGCGATCGACCACTCCGGCATCGCGTACTTCGGCTCACGCGCGGACGGCGACATCTACGCCGCCAACCTGCGGACCGGCACGGGCACCGTGGTCAGCCAAGGCCCGGGGACCCCCTCGCTGGGCATGAAGCTCGACGAGCGCGACCGCCTCTTCGTGGCCGGCGGGCTCGGCGGCGACGGCCGCGTGATCGACACCCACTCCGGCGAGGTGCTGGCCAGCTACACGTTCGCCACAGCGACCACGTTCGTCAACGACGTCATCCTCAGCAAGGACGCCGCCTGGTTCACCGACTCGCGCCAGCCGGTCCTCTACAAGGTCCCGCTGGGACACAACGGCAAGCTGCCGAGCCAGTCAGCCGTGCAGACGATCCCGCTCAGCGGCGACTACGTGGATGTCCCAGGAGTCAACAACGCCAACGGGATCTCACTCACCCCGGACGACCGCGCCCTGATCTTCGTGCAGTCGTCCACCGGCTTCCTGTTCCGGGTGGACCCGCGCACCGGCGTCACCCGGAAGATCGACCTCGGCGCCACGGTACTGACCGCCGGGGACGGACTACTGCGCTCCAACCACACCCTGTACGCCGTACAGAACCGGCTGAACAAGATCGCGGTACTGGACCTCAACAGCTCGGGTACCAAGGGCCGGCTGGTCAGGGAGATCACCAGCGCCGACTTCGACGTACCGACCACGGCGGCCTTCTTCGGCTCGCGGATCTACCTGCCGAACGCCCGGTTCAGCACTCCGCCGATGCCGGAAACGGAGTACTGGGCAACAGCCGTCCAGCGATGA
- the panD gene encoding aspartate 1-decarboxylase encodes MLRSMMKSKVHRATVTQADLDYVGSCTLDATLMDAADLLPGEQVDIVDITNGNRLTTYLIEGPRDTGIVGINGAAAHLIHPGDLVILIAYGMFDTMEAKTFEPSVVFVDGHNAITRIGSDPAEVLPDSGTLRGDQLHTAR; translated from the coding sequence ATGCTGCGCTCGATGATGAAGTCCAAGGTCCACCGGGCCACCGTCACCCAGGCCGATCTGGACTATGTGGGGTCGTGCACGCTGGACGCGACGCTGATGGACGCGGCGGACCTGCTGCCCGGTGAGCAGGTCGACATCGTCGACATCACCAACGGCAACCGGCTGACCACGTACCTGATCGAGGGACCGCGCGACACCGGCATCGTCGGTATCAACGGCGCCGCCGCGCACCTGATCCACCCCGGCGATCTGGTCATCCTGATCGCCTACGGGATGTTCGACACCATGGAGGCGAAGACCTTCGAGCCGAGCGTAGTCTTCGTGGACGGGCACAATGCGATCACCCGCATCGGCTCGGACCCCGCCGAGGTGCTGCCGGACAGCGGCACGCTCCGCGGCGACCAACTGCACACCGCGCGCTGA
- a CDS encoding HU family DNA-binding protein, which yields MNRNELVAGVATKAGIPRNQAEKVLDALGDVVTEAVRKGDKVSLTGLLSIERVMRAPRTGRNPQTGEPLSIPAAYSVRLSCGSRLKAAARGDLRTVS from the coding sequence GTGAACCGCAACGAGCTGGTCGCCGGCGTGGCGACGAAGGCGGGCATCCCGCGCAACCAGGCCGAGAAGGTGCTCGACGCGCTGGGCGACGTCGTCACCGAGGCCGTGCGCAAGGGGGACAAGGTCTCGCTGACCGGCCTGCTGAGCATCGAGCGGGTGATGCGCGCGCCCCGGACCGGCCGCAACCCGCAGACCGGCGAGCCGCTCTCCATCCCCGCCGCCTACTCCGTCCGGCTGTCGTGCGGAAGCCGCCTCAAGGCTGCTGCCCGGGGCGACCTCCGCACCGTCTCCTGA
- a CDS encoding response regulator transcription factor, giving the protein MTIRVLLADDQKLIRSGFRVLVNSAPGLEVVAEAANGREALELARSERADVILMDIRMPELDGLAATRQLTADESLAGVKVLILTTFEVDEYVFEAIRAGASGFLGKGAEPEELIAAIHTVARGDALLSPIALRGLLNRFLAQPELDSGAGSTDLAVLTDREREVVGLVALGLSNEEIADQLVLSPLTAKTHVNRAMMKLDARDRAQLVVIAYRSGLVRAGAVDQPGVQPLQ; this is encoded by the coding sequence GTGACGATCCGGGTACTGCTGGCCGACGATCAGAAGCTGATCCGCAGCGGGTTCCGAGTGCTGGTGAACTCAGCACCGGGGCTAGAGGTCGTTGCTGAGGCGGCGAACGGCCGGGAGGCGCTCGAGCTGGCCCGCAGCGAGCGCGCTGACGTAATCCTGATGGACATCCGGATGCCCGAGCTCGACGGTCTGGCCGCGACCCGGCAGCTCACCGCCGATGAGTCGCTGGCCGGGGTCAAGGTGCTGATCCTGACCACGTTCGAGGTCGACGAGTACGTCTTCGAGGCGATCCGGGCCGGCGCGAGCGGGTTCCTCGGCAAGGGCGCCGAGCCGGAGGAGCTGATCGCCGCGATCCACACGGTCGCTCGCGGGGACGCGTTGCTGTCGCCGATAGCCCTGCGTGGACTGCTGAACCGCTTCCTGGCCCAGCCCGAGCTCGACTCCGGGGCCGGCTCCACTGACCTGGCCGTCCTCACCGACCGCGAGCGTGAGGTGGTCGGCCTGGTGGCGCTCGGGCTGTCGAACGAGGAGATTGCCGACCAGCTGGTGCTCTCGCCGTTGACCGCCAAGACACACGTGAACCGCGCGATGATGAAGCTCGACGCTCGTGACCGGGCTCAACTCGTAGTGATCGCCTACCGGTCCGGCCTGGTCCGCGCCGGAGCAGTTGACCAGCCGGGAGTACAGCCGCTGCAGTAG
- a CDS encoding pyridoxamine 5'-phosphate oxidase family protein, producing MALTNPWLSGPAPTEQLDHERLSERILNLLSSQNMCVLATTGPAGPLATPVRYYHLDFTIVFTASGRSPKMRNLAADPRISIGVFAPLVGQASSRGAQLFGTATVVQPGTTDFDRYFEAYRWQSDHVERGNSLDEPPTGALVVVEPHRIVYTEHWLRREGYAPRQLWKPISAGASE from the coding sequence ATGGCGCTGACGAATCCCTGGTTGTCCGGTCCCGCTCCCACCGAGCAGCTCGATCACGAGCGGCTCTCCGAACGCATCCTGAACCTGCTGTCGAGTCAGAACATGTGCGTCCTCGCGACGACCGGCCCGGCCGGACCACTGGCCACGCCGGTGCGGTACTACCACCTCGACTTCACCATCGTCTTCACCGCATCCGGCCGCTCACCGAAGATGCGGAACCTCGCCGCCGACCCGCGGATCTCGATCGGCGTCTTCGCCCCACTGGTCGGACAAGCCAGCAGCCGCGGCGCCCAGCTCTTCGGCACCGCCACCGTCGTCCAACCAGGCACCACCGACTTCGACCGGTACTTCGAGGCCTACCGCTGGCAGTCCGACCATGTTGAGCGGGGCAACTCCCTGGACGAGCCGCCGACCGGCGCACTCGTCGTCGTCGAGCCGCACCGGATCGTCTACACCGAACACTGGCTCCGCCGCGAAGGCTACGCACCCCGCCAACTCTGGAAGCCGATCAGCGCAGGCGCCAGCGAGTGA
- a CDS encoding MFS transporter has translation MSRFPFDRSILPLVLSSFLARVPKGMVPLATILVMNERTGSYLIAGTVAGLIALSDAITTPVQGRLVDRLGLARVVLPAVLVHVLGVGLLLGAPSQAGVGIPLLAAGLIGSGNPPISAGMKTTWPRLVTQDALPAAYTLESLVQQLVFLSGPLLIALITAIGSPGSALALSAGLLVTGSTLFVLAIPRGAADAERGSHPRSGALRKASVRVLTGGTSRPPSPWAAWWARSYQPIAPTRRAMSGWSADSRCRSCLSPSPVVDPCRLQAG, from the coding sequence ATGTCCCGCTTCCCGTTCGACCGTTCGATTCTCCCGCTGGTGCTGAGCTCCTTCCTGGCCCGGGTACCGAAGGGAATGGTGCCGCTGGCAACGATTCTGGTGATGAACGAGCGAACAGGTTCCTACCTGATCGCCGGCACGGTGGCCGGGCTGATCGCCTTGAGCGATGCGATCACGACACCCGTCCAGGGCCGGCTGGTCGACCGCTTGGGGCTCGCTCGGGTTGTGCTCCCCGCCGTGCTTGTTCACGTCCTGGGGGTCGGCCTTCTGCTCGGCGCCCCCAGCCAGGCCGGCGTGGGCATCCCGCTACTGGCCGCGGGCCTGATCGGCAGCGGAAATCCACCGATCTCCGCCGGTATGAAGACGACCTGGCCGCGACTGGTGACCCAGGACGCGCTACCTGCCGCCTACACGCTCGAATCGCTGGTGCAGCAGTTGGTCTTCCTGTCCGGTCCGTTGCTGATCGCGCTGATCACCGCGATCGGCTCACCCGGTAGCGCGTTGGCGCTGTCCGCCGGATTGCTGGTCACAGGCTCAACCTTGTTCGTGCTGGCGATCCCACGCGGCGCCGCCGACGCAGAGCGAGGCAGTCACCCGCGTTCAGGCGCTTTGCGGAAGGCGTCCGTACGAGTGCTGACCGGTGGCACCTCCAGGCCACCCTCACCCTGGGCGGCCTGGTGGGCACGTTCGTACCAGCCAATCGCACCGACAAGGCGCGCTATGTCCGGCTGGTCGGCGGATTCGCGCTGTCGCTCGTGCCTGTCGCCGTCGCCGGTAGTGGATCCCTGCCGGCTTCAGGCTGGCTGA
- a CDS encoding MMPL family transporter produces MATYLYRLGRFAFRRRRLVVFIWLGLLAAGITGAATLSGPTANGFSIPGTESQRAIDLLDQRFPQAGADGATARIVFQAPPGTKLADPGSTALVKSTLDRIQSAPQVAKVVDPFAAKAISADGRIGYAQVTYDVPAQEVTPEAQDAVADAVGPARDAGLTVELGGDALQAQGAQSATEVIGVAVAAVVLLITFGSLIAAGLPLLSAIIGVGIGATVITAATGFIDIGSGTPILAVMIGLAVSIDYALFIMSRYRHELSAGLEPEEAVGRAVGTAGSAVVFAGLTVVIALGGLFVVGIPFLTQMGFAAAFTVVIAVAIALTLLPAVLGMAGRRVLGGKIPGLRGGDTEGSSSKPSVGRRWAGFVTRRPVAVLLVTVIGLGALAIPATQLELGLPDDSTAAPASTQRKAYELLSEGFGPGFNGPLMIVVDAAGSADPKAAAAGTADAVRKLPDVAVVTPPTLNPQGDTALMTVIPVSGPATAETKALVKAIRDLPSAGGAEVSVTGATAFNIDISAKLSSALLPYLSLIVGLAFLLLMLVFRSVLVPLKATLGFLLTVAATFGALVAVFQWGWFAGLLGIEGQTGPIISMLPVFLVGIVFGLAMDYQVFLVTRMREEHVHGAASRAAVVDGFSHSARVVTAAAVIMIAVFSGFILSSETLIREIGFGLAMAVAIDAFIVRMTIVPAVMALLGRSAWWLPRWLDRLLPDVDVEGEKLRKTFEPEVPEREPELASR; encoded by the coding sequence ATGGCTACCTACCTCTACCGCCTCGGCCGGTTCGCGTTCCGGCGCCGCCGACTCGTCGTGTTCATCTGGCTGGGCCTGCTTGCCGCGGGCATCACCGGCGCCGCCACCTTGTCCGGGCCGACCGCCAACGGCTTCTCCATCCCCGGTACCGAGTCGCAGCGGGCGATCGACCTGCTCGACCAACGGTTCCCGCAGGCGGGCGCGGACGGCGCCACCGCGCGCATCGTCTTCCAGGCGCCACCAGGCACGAAGCTCGCCGATCCGGGCAGCACCGCCCTGGTGAAGAGCACCCTGGACCGGATCCAGTCCGCGCCGCAGGTGGCCAAGGTGGTGGATCCCTTTGCAGCAAAGGCGATCTCAGCCGACGGGAGGATCGGGTACGCCCAAGTCACGTACGACGTCCCCGCGCAGGAGGTGACGCCAGAGGCGCAGGATGCGGTGGCCGATGCGGTAGGGCCTGCTCGGGACGCCGGCCTCACGGTCGAGCTCGGCGGTGACGCCCTGCAGGCTCAAGGAGCGCAGAGCGCGACCGAGGTGATCGGTGTCGCGGTGGCCGCGGTGGTCCTGCTGATCACCTTCGGCTCGCTGATCGCGGCCGGCCTGCCGTTGCTCTCGGCAATCATCGGGGTCGGCATCGGCGCGACCGTGATCACCGCGGCGACCGGCTTCATCGACATCGGCTCCGGGACGCCGATCCTCGCGGTGATGATCGGGCTCGCGGTCTCCATCGACTACGCCTTGTTCATCATGTCGCGGTACCGGCATGAACTGAGCGCCGGCCTGGAACCCGAGGAAGCCGTCGGCCGGGCGGTCGGGACCGCCGGCTCAGCGGTGGTCTTCGCAGGGCTGACCGTCGTGATCGCCCTGGGTGGCCTGTTCGTGGTGGGTATTCCGTTCCTGACCCAGATGGGCTTCGCGGCTGCCTTCACGGTCGTGATCGCGGTAGCCATCGCGCTCACCTTGCTGCCGGCGGTGCTCGGCATGGCGGGGCGCCGGGTGCTCGGAGGCAAGATTCCTGGGCTGCGCGGCGGCGACACGGAAGGTTCGAGCAGCAAGCCTTCCGTCGGTCGCCGGTGGGCCGGTTTCGTCACTCGGCGGCCGGTCGCTGTTCTGCTGGTGACGGTGATCGGCCTTGGTGCCCTGGCGATCCCCGCGACTCAACTCGAGCTCGGGCTGCCCGATGACAGCACGGCCGCGCCTGCCTCGACGCAGCGCAAGGCCTATGAGCTGTTGTCGGAAGGCTTCGGTCCTGGCTTCAACGGCCCGCTGATGATCGTGGTCGACGCGGCCGGCTCCGCCGACCCGAAGGCTGCGGCGGCGGGTACCGCGGACGCAGTACGCAAGCTTCCGGACGTCGCTGTGGTGACGCCGCCGACCTTGAACCCACAGGGCGACACCGCGCTGATGACGGTGATCCCGGTGAGCGGGCCGGCGACGGCCGAGACCAAAGCACTGGTCAAGGCGATCAGGGACCTCCCGTCGGCTGGCGGCGCCGAGGTGTCGGTGACTGGTGCGACCGCCTTCAACATCGACATCTCGGCCAAGCTGAGCAGCGCGCTGCTGCCCTATCTGTCGCTGATCGTCGGGCTGGCGTTCCTGCTGCTGATGCTGGTGTTCCGTTCGGTGCTCGTGCCGCTGAAGGCGACGCTGGGCTTCCTGCTGACGGTCGCGGCGACCTTCGGTGCCTTGGTCGCGGTGTTCCAGTGGGGTTGGTTCGCCGGCCTGCTCGGGATCGAGGGCCAGACCGGACCCATCATCAGCATGCTGCCGGTGTTCCTGGTCGGGATCGTGTTCGGGCTCGCGATGGACTACCAGGTCTTCCTGGTCACCCGGATGCGCGAGGAGCATGTCCACGGCGCGGCCTCACGAGCAGCGGTCGTCGACGGCTTCAGCCACAGTGCTCGGGTCGTCACCGCCGCCGCGGTCATCATGATCGCCGTCTTCTCCGGCTTCATCCTCTCCAGCGAAACCCTGATCCGCGAGATCGGCTTCGGGCTGGCGATGGCGGTCGCGATCGACGCCTTCATCGTCCGGATGACCATCGTCCCCGCCGTGATGGCCCTCCTGGGCCGCTCAGCCTGGTGGCTCCCCCGGTGGCTCGACCGCCTACTCCCCGACGTGGACGTCGAGGGCGAGAAACTCCGCAAGACGTTCGAACCCGAAGTACCGGAACGAGAGCCCGAACTCGCCTCCCGCTGA
- a CDS encoding phytanoyl-CoA dioxygenase family protein: MLTSNGYVLPPERLGALREVPRHERGDREALRARLARDGYLFLRGLLDPAVVLGFRQYYFAATGVADSHGVPVEVERGELRRVLFGEVVPGAEYGAFCAQPALRGWYEWFLGGETFLHRRKIIRHIAPGEAGIGTATQAHYDLVYLREGTDQVLSAWIPLGDCPVSLGGLTYLEGSHHRVLREEAAGTLKRPAASITADLPALAEEYDAQRLVADYEAGDVVIHTAHTVHAALDNVSSTMRLSTDIRYQLAATPIDPRWQSDWHDRDGL; this comes from the coding sequence GTGCTGACTTCTAATGGGTACGTGTTGCCGCCTGAGCGGCTTGGGGCGTTGCGTGAGGTGCCGCGGCACGAGCGTGGGGACAGGGAGGCGCTGCGGGCTCGGCTGGCGCGGGACGGGTATCTGTTCTTGCGTGGGTTGCTGGATCCGGCTGTAGTGCTGGGGTTTCGGCAGTACTACTTCGCGGCGACCGGGGTGGCTGACAGTCATGGCGTACCGGTTGAGGTGGAGCGGGGTGAGCTTCGGCGGGTGCTGTTCGGCGAGGTGGTGCCGGGGGCGGAGTACGGGGCCTTCTGTGCGCAGCCTGCGTTGCGGGGGTGGTACGAGTGGTTCCTGGGTGGGGAGACGTTCCTGCATCGGCGCAAGATCATCCGGCACATCGCACCTGGTGAGGCGGGCATCGGTACGGCGACCCAGGCGCACTACGACCTCGTGTACCTGCGTGAGGGCACTGACCAGGTGCTGTCCGCGTGGATCCCACTAGGCGATTGCCCGGTATCCCTGGGCGGCCTCACCTACCTAGAGGGCAGCCACCACCGCGTACTGCGGGAGGAGGCGGCCGGGACGCTCAAGAGGCCCGCAGCGTCGATCACTGCCGACCTGCCGGCGCTTGCCGAGGAGTACGACGCCCAGCGGCTCGTCGCCGACTACGAGGCCGGTGATGTGGTCATCCACACGGCCCACACGGTGCATGCCGCGCTGGACAACGTGTCGTCGACGATGCGGCTCTCGACCGACATCCGCTACCAACTGGCGGCCACCCCCATCGACCCCCGCTGGCAGTCCGATTGGCACGATCGCGACGGCCTCTAG
- a CDS encoding aminopeptidase P family protein: MSDSTDKAPKTASHDSASGEKLREFMNSGWGSIERDDVTLSDVGTWAAKRRDALSQAFPGERLVIPAGTYKVRSNDTDYAFRPHTDYVWLVGDQTSDAVLVLEPNGTSGHDSVLYFRPRADRSEGEEFWRDRMYGELWAGRRPSLTETAKEFGIETRHVDALADVLKSDVPTRVRRGEESSIGSLLSGAKTDEERDGELAFVLSELRLVKDAFEIEQLREACAITHRGFSDVLSDMASVRKYGERWIEGTFWRRARAEGNDVGYTSIAAAGPHATTLHWIENDGPVNDGTLMLLDMGVENRNLYTADITRTLPVNGEFTPRQRELYQLVLDSQKAGIAALKPGVPFRSGHNAAMEVIVRGLEAMELLPVTADEALDPSSGIYQRYTLHGVSHMLGIDVHDCAAARNEKYNKGNVEAGYVLTVEPGLYFQAEDLTVPEDLRGIGIRIEDDILITADGTENLSDAMPREIDAIQSWMAG, from the coding sequence ATGAGCGACAGCACGGACAAGGCCCCCAAGACCGCCAGCCACGACAGCGCCTCGGGCGAGAAACTGCGGGAGTTCATGAACTCCGGCTGGGGCTCGATCGAGCGTGACGACGTCACTCTCAGCGACGTCGGCACCTGGGCGGCGAAGCGGCGCGACGCCCTGTCACAGGCGTTCCCCGGCGAACGGCTGGTGATCCCGGCCGGCACCTACAAGGTCCGCTCGAACGACACCGACTACGCGTTCCGCCCGCACACCGACTACGTCTGGCTGGTCGGCGACCAGACCTCCGACGCAGTCCTGGTGCTGGAACCGAACGGCACCAGCGGCCACGACTCGGTGCTCTACTTCCGGCCCCGCGCGGACCGCAGCGAGGGCGAGGAGTTCTGGCGCGACCGGATGTACGGCGAGCTGTGGGCCGGCCGGCGTCCGTCGCTGACCGAGACCGCGAAGGAGTTCGGGATCGAGACGCGGCACGTCGACGCGCTCGCCGACGTGCTCAAGAGCGACGTGCCGACCCGCGTCCGGCGCGGCGAGGAGAGCTCGATCGGCTCGCTGCTCAGCGGCGCGAAGACCGACGAGGAGCGCGACGGCGAGCTCGCCTTCGTGCTGTCGGAGCTGCGGCTGGTCAAGGACGCGTTCGAGATCGAGCAGCTGCGCGAGGCGTGCGCGATCACCCACCGCGGCTTCTCCGACGTGCTGTCCGACATGGCCTCCGTCCGCAAGTACGGCGAGCGCTGGATCGAGGGCACCTTCTGGCGCCGGGCCCGCGCGGAGGGCAACGACGTCGGCTACACGTCGATCGCCGCCGCCGGACCGCACGCGACCACGCTGCACTGGATCGAGAACGACGGCCCGGTCAACGACGGCACCCTGATGCTGCTCGACATGGGTGTGGAGAACCGCAACCTGTACACCGCGGACATCACCCGCACGCTGCCGGTCAACGGCGAGTTCACCCCGCGCCAGCGCGAGCTCTACCAGCTGGTCCTGGACTCGCAGAAGGCCGGCATCGCGGCGCTCAAGCCCGGTGTGCCGTTCCGTTCCGGCCACAACGCGGCGATGGAGGTCATCGTGCGCGGCCTCGAGGCGATGGAGCTGCTCCCGGTCACCGCCGATGAGGCCCTGGATCCGAGCAGCGGCATCTACCAGCGCTACACGTTGCACGGCGTCAGCCACATGCTCGGCATCGACGTGCACGACTGCGCCGCCGCCCGCAACGAGAAGTACAACAAGGGCAACGTCGAGGCCGGCTACGTCCTCACGGTCGAGCCCGGCCTGTACTTCCAGGCCGAGGACCTGACCGTCCCCGAGGACCTCCGAGGCATCGGCATCCGGATCGAGGACGACATCCTCATCACCGCCGACGGCACCGAGAACCTGTCGGACGCCATGCCCCGCGAGATCGACGCCATCCAGTCCTGGATGGCCGGCTAG
- a CDS encoding M13 family metallopeptidase, which yields MTAGIDSSDLSTTVRPQDDLYQYANGPWLDRTEIPADKAIYGAFHALLDDAERDVRAIVEKTAAAEHPAGSEARKIGDLFASFMDTEAIERLGADPIADQLELVASIKDVDGLVAALGKLELQGVPGVFYYGADIDAKKSDEYIIYASQGGITLPDESYYREDNFADIRTAYVAHLARMLELAGLPDAGGAAERIMALETRLAAGHWDRVRNRDVTATYNKVDRAGLEALTPGFDWATWLSNAGVPESAFEQLVVRQPEYLTAAAAALQEIDLEQWKEWLSWRIVHAAAPLLSKAFVDENFDFYGKTLTGAPELRERWKRGLGVVDSALGEAVGQLYVAEHFPPAAKARMVELVANLVEAYRQRIEALDWMGPETRQRALDKLGTFTPKIGYPDKWKDYSGLEIKADDLVGNVRRSVAVETARDLAKLGQPIDKTEWLMTPQTVNAYYNPRMNEIVFPAAILHPPFFDLDADDAVNYGSIGAVIGHEIGHGFDDQGSKYDGAGNLLDWWTDADRAAFEQRTAKLVAQYNVLEPTDAPGHTVNGELTLGENIGDLGGLSIAYVAYTLSLAGGEEPAPIDDLTGSQRFFLAWALGWSSKARQAEAIRRLAIDPHSPPEFRCNAVVRNIDAFHQAFDVKDSDTMWLSPEDRVRIW from the coding sequence ATGACAGCAGGGATCGACAGCTCGGATCTGTCCACGACGGTCCGGCCGCAGGACGACCTGTACCAGTATGCGAACGGGCCGTGGCTGGACCGCACCGAGATCCCCGCGGACAAAGCGATCTACGGCGCCTTCCATGCGCTGCTGGACGACGCCGAGCGGGACGTGCGGGCGATCGTCGAGAAGACCGCGGCCGCGGAGCACCCGGCCGGCAGTGAGGCGCGCAAGATCGGCGACCTGTTCGCCAGCTTCATGGACACCGAGGCGATCGAGCGGCTCGGGGCGGACCCGATCGCGGACCAGCTCGAACTGGTGGCCTCGATCAAGGACGTCGACGGCCTGGTCGCGGCGCTCGGCAAGCTGGAGCTGCAGGGCGTGCCCGGCGTCTTCTACTACGGCGCGGACATCGACGCGAAGAAGTCCGACGAGTACATCATCTACGCGAGCCAGGGCGGCATCACCCTGCCCGACGAGTCGTACTACCGCGAGGACAACTTCGCGGACATCCGTACGGCGTATGTCGCCCACCTGGCCCGGATGCTCGAACTCGCCGGGTTGCCCGATGCCGGCGGTGCCGCCGAGCGGATCATGGCGCTCGAGACGCGACTGGCCGCTGGGCACTGGGACAGGGTGCGCAATCGGGACGTCACGGCGACGTACAACAAGGTGGACCGGGCCGGGCTCGAGGCGCTCACGCCGGGATTCGACTGGGCCACGTGGCTGTCCAACGCCGGCGTGCCCGAGTCGGCATTCGAGCAGCTGGTCGTGCGGCAGCCGGAGTACCTGACCGCAGCCGCGGCGGCGCTGCAGGAGATCGACCTCGAGCAGTGGAAGGAGTGGCTGAGCTGGCGCATCGTGCACGCCGCCGCGCCGCTGCTGAGCAAGGCCTTCGTCGACGAGAACTTCGACTTCTACGGCAAGACGCTGACCGGTGCGCCCGAGCTGCGCGAGCGGTGGAAGCGCGGGCTGGGCGTTGTCGACTCGGCCCTTGGTGAGGCGGTCGGCCAGCTGTACGTCGCCGAGCACTTCCCGCCGGCCGCCAAGGCGCGGATGGTCGAGCTGGTCGCCAACCTGGTCGAGGCCTACCGGCAACGGATCGAGGCGCTCGACTGGATGGGGCCCGAGACCCGTCAGCGGGCGCTGGACAAGCTCGGCACCTTCACGCCGAAGATCGGCTACCCGGACAAGTGGAAGGACTACAGCGGCCTGGAGATCAAGGCCGACGACCTGGTCGGCAACGTCCGCCGCTCGGTCGCGGTGGAGACCGCCCGGGACCTGGCCAAGCTCGGCCAGCCGATCGACAAGACCGAGTGGCTGATGACGCCGCAGACGGTGAACGCCTACTACAACCCGCGGATGAACGAGATCGTCTTCCCGGCCGCGATCCTGCACCCGCCGTTCTTCGACCTGGACGCCGACGACGCGGTCAACTACGGCTCGATCGGCGCGGTGATCGGTCACGAGATCGGCCACGGCTTCGACGACCAGGGCTCGAAGTATGACGGCGCCGGCAACCTGCTCGACTGGTGGACCGATGCCGACCGGGCCGCCTTCGAGCAACGCACGGCGAAGCTCGTCGCGCAGTACAACGTGCTCGAGCCGACCGATGCGCCCGGCCACACGGTGAACGGCGAACTCACCCTGGGCGAGAACATCGGCGACCTCGGCGGCCTCTCGATCGCCTACGTCGCCTACACCCTCTCGCTGGCCGGCGGCGAGGAGCCTGCGCCGATCGACGACCTCACCGGATCGCAACGCTTCTTCCTCGCCTGGGCCCTCGGCTGGTCCAGCAAAGCCCGGCAGGCAGAAGCCATCCGCCGCCTGGCGATCGACCCGCACTCCCCGCCGGAGTTCAGGTGCAACGCGGTGGTCCGCAACATCGACGCCTTCCACCAGGCCTTCGACGTCAAGGACTCCGACACCATGTGGCTGTCCCCCGAGGACCGCGTCCGCATCTGGTGA